A window from Luteibacter flocculans encodes these proteins:
- a CDS encoding sensor histidine kinase: MVFALQTAVMIIASLMAANNVAPLGAAIAIMLCSGGLAWLAVSREWIPVAALARLLEAWDPERPDIDGLSREGGKQSDNDVSTLIRGLSGLVTRIEGYSERERNFTRDASHELRSPLTVIKMSSDMLADETEMSEFGHRSLERIRRSTRELEALVEAFLILSRESDQGLAEEDFVVNAVLRQEVEYARELIAGRPVELVFDEPASFALHASPRVFAVLCGQLIRHALQQTDQGRIVVTVMPGSVSVINPALDTPEAGSRRHASVDRHGFDLAIARRLSDRFQWPLELRALPGASRIASVRFPHPQPIEA, encoded by the coding sequence ATGGTCTTCGCATTGCAGACAGCCGTGATGATCATCGCGTCGCTGATGGCCGCCAACAACGTGGCGCCATTGGGCGCCGCGATCGCCATCATGTTGTGTTCGGGCGGACTCGCCTGGCTCGCCGTGTCGCGGGAATGGATTCCCGTGGCAGCGCTCGCGCGTCTATTGGAGGCATGGGATCCGGAGCGCCCCGACATTGATGGCCTGAGCCGTGAAGGCGGCAAGCAGTCGGACAACGACGTATCCACGCTGATCCGCGGACTGAGCGGGCTGGTGACGCGTATCGAGGGCTACAGCGAGCGAGAGCGCAATTTCACCCGCGACGCCAGCCACGAGCTACGCAGTCCGCTCACGGTCATCAAGATGTCCTCGGACATGCTTGCCGACGAGACGGAGATGTCGGAGTTCGGTCACCGCTCGCTGGAACGCATTCGCCGCTCCACGCGCGAGCTGGAAGCCTTGGTGGAAGCCTTCCTGATCCTCTCGCGCGAATCGGACCAGGGTCTGGCCGAAGAAGATTTCGTCGTCAATGCGGTCCTGCGACAGGAAGTGGAGTACGCGCGTGAATTGATTGCCGGCCGTCCCGTGGAGCTGGTATTCGACGAGCCGGCGAGCTTCGCGCTGCATGCATCGCCGCGTGTGTTCGCCGTGCTTTGCGGTCAGTTGATCCGCCATGCCCTGCAGCAGACCGACCAGGGCAGGATCGTGGTTACGGTGATGCCGGGCAGCGTGAGCGTGATCAATCCGGCGCTGGACACGCCGGAGGCAGGAAGCCGTCGACATGCGTCCGTGGACCGGCACGGCTTCGACCTCGCCATCGCACGTCGTCTCTCGGATCGCTTCCAGTGGCCGCTGGAATTGCGGGCACTCCCCGGCGCCAGCCGTATCGCCAGCGTACGTTTCCCGCATCCGCAGCCGATCGAGGCTTGA
- a CDS encoding response regulator transcription factor yields the protein MSTRDEQAGLILLVEDNRQIAEMVGEFLERRGYSVDYAADGVSGLHLAVSNSYDVIVLDLMLPGMDGLDVCRKLRKDGKKSTPVLMLTARDTLEDKLVGLEAGADDYLVKPFEVRELEARLRALIRRDRRQVSSEVLNVGDMTLDTATLRLTRGGQELTVSPIGLKLLAILMRESPRVVSRRDIEREIWGDTLPDSDTLRSHLYNLRRVIDKPFDRPLLHTIHSAGYRLADLDSEVAASQTA from the coding sequence ATGAGCACACGCGACGAACAGGCAGGGTTGATCCTTCTCGTCGAAGACAACCGCCAGATCGCCGAGATGGTCGGCGAGTTTCTGGAACGCCGGGGCTACTCGGTGGATTACGCTGCCGATGGCGTCAGCGGCCTGCATCTTGCCGTGTCCAACAGTTACGATGTCATCGTGCTGGACCTCATGCTTCCTGGCATGGATGGCCTCGATGTCTGCCGCAAGCTGCGCAAGGATGGCAAGAAGTCCACGCCGGTCCTGATGCTGACGGCGCGCGACACGCTGGAAGACAAGCTGGTCGGCCTGGAAGCCGGCGCCGACGATTACCTGGTGAAGCCCTTCGAAGTACGAGAACTCGAAGCCAGGTTGCGCGCTTTGATCCGCCGCGACCGCCGTCAGGTTTCCTCCGAGGTTCTCAATGTCGGCGATATGACGCTCGACACGGCCACGCTGCGCCTTACCCGCGGCGGCCAGGAACTCACCGTATCGCCGATCGGGCTGAAGCTCCTCGCGATCCTCATGCGCGAGTCGCCGCGGGTGGTCAGCCGCCGGGACATCGAGCGCGAGATCTGGGGCGACACGCTTCCCGATTCGGACACTCTTCGCTCGCACCTCTACAACCTGCGCCGCGTGATCGACAAGCCGTTTGATCGGCCTCTCCTGCATACGATTCACTCCGCAGGATATCGCCTGGCCGACCTCGATTCCGAAGTCGCCGCGTCGCAGACGGCATGA
- a CDS encoding arylesterase translates to MRRCLVLLLFVWCAIASAADTPRKVLVLGDSLSAAHNIPVEAGWVRLLDARTSKMATPWTMVNASISGETSLSGRNRLPALLAKQRPQVVVIELGANDGLQGLPLGKLAENLDAMIGAATSAGAKVLLLGIELPVNYGPQYRDGLRKVYQDAAKKHGVALVPFLLDGVALDPALMQDDGLHPTAAGEPRVAENVWKALSPMLD, encoded by the coding sequence ATGCGTCGTTGCCTGGTCCTGTTGCTGTTCGTCTGGTGCGCCATCGCCTCCGCGGCGGATACGCCGCGCAAGGTTCTGGTGCTCGGGGACTCGTTGTCGGCGGCGCACAACATTCCGGTGGAGGCCGGGTGGGTGCGTTTGCTGGACGCTCGCACAAGCAAGATGGCGACGCCATGGACGATGGTCAATGCCAGCATCAGCGGCGAGACGTCCTTGAGTGGCCGCAACCGCTTGCCGGCACTTCTGGCCAAGCAGCGGCCGCAGGTCGTGGTGATCGAGCTGGGTGCCAACGACGGCCTGCAAGGCCTGCCGCTGGGCAAGCTCGCGGAGAATCTCGACGCGATGATCGGGGCGGCCACCTCGGCGGGCGCCAAGGTGCTGCTGCTGGGGATCGAACTGCCGGTGAACTACGGCCCGCAATATCGTGATGGCTTGCGCAAGGTCTACCAGGACGCCGCGAAGAAGCACGGCGTGGCCCTCGTGCCTTTCCTGCTCGACGGCGTGGCGCTCGATCCGGCGCTGATGCAGGATGACGGGCTTCATCCCACGGCGGCCGGCGAGCCGCGGGTCGCGGAGAACGTGTGGAAAGCGCTTAGCCCGATGCTCGATTAG
- a CDS encoding ABC transporter ATP-binding protein: MSDSSRVLLEVADVSKSVFGPEGRLDILSGVNLAVTEGESFAIVGASGSGKTTLLGLLAGLDVPTAGSIRIDGQALERMDEEARAAIRRRLVGFVFQSFHLLAALTAEENVMLPLELEGDDTARERAQAALEAVGLGARRRHYPAQLSGGEQQRVALARAFVHRPRILFADEPTGNLDQHTGEHIGDLLFEMNRQHATTLILVTHDPRLAARCARSAELHEGRLGVSA, translated from the coding sequence ATGAGCGATTCTTCCCGTGTTCTTCTCGAAGTGGCGGATGTTAGCAAGTCGGTTTTCGGTCCGGAGGGACGCCTGGATATCCTTTCCGGCGTGAACCTGGCGGTGACCGAGGGAGAAAGCTTCGCCATCGTCGGCGCCTCGGGGTCTGGCAAGACCACACTGCTCGGCCTGCTCGCCGGCCTCGACGTGCCCACGGCGGGCAGCATCCGCATCGACGGGCAGGCGCTCGAACGCATGGACGAAGAGGCCCGTGCGGCCATCCGCCGACGCCTGGTCGGCTTCGTGTTTCAGTCCTTTCACCTGCTCGCCGCGCTCACCGCCGAGGAAAACGTGATGCTCCCGCTGGAGTTGGAGGGCGACGACACGGCACGCGAGCGCGCGCAGGCCGCGCTGGAAGCGGTGGGCCTGGGGGCACGCCGACGCCACTACCCCGCGCAACTATCCGGTGGCGAACAACAGCGCGTGGCACTCGCGCGCGCCTTCGTACACCGACCGCGCATCCTCTTTGCCGACGAACCGACCGGCAACCTCGACCAGCACACGGGTGAGCACATCGGCGATCTACTGTTCGAGATGAACCGCCAGCACGCCACCACATTGATCCTGGTGACCCACGATCCCCGCCTCGCGGCGCGCTGCGCACGCTCCGCCGAACTGCACGAAGGTCGCCTCGGGGTGTCGGCGTGA
- a CDS encoding ABC transporter permease — translation MNVARLAWRTLRREWHLVELRTLAASLVLAVIALGVVATLSTRIERGILASAAELIGGDLGVSAPAPLPDSLLASAKADHLAATRGATFRSVSFVGDRSQLLDVLATDGAYPLRGTLEIRDAQGGQRVAHGPARGQVYLDHRALTGLGIRTGQTLQIGGRDLVVSGELLRQPDGGELFALAPRAVMNLDDATEAGLLSVGSRARHRLLVSGPQGAVATWRAEAEQIKLPQGGEWITPEKVQERMRTAFDRASSFLRLTALLSALLAGVAIALAAARYARRKAGEVALLRALGTPRRRVAALLVTTLAALALPAAALGMAIALALAQGAWYFARQLFDNIPTTLPLGPAFAAAAMGLAVLAGFALPPLVRLAEVPPVAVFRESMQRRVRRFDVLYLVPLVTAIALVWVQADSAKLAGILAVSLAGVAVVAALFSALLLVIARRVAPGAHPALRLGLAALARRRGLSLVQATALSLGLCALLLLAVIAPSLLDGWRRELPTDTPNWFALNLQDDQREAFTHALDSLGATKANMMPLAVGKLTAINGKPIDSIAFANDDARDNADRQLRLSWSTDLPPSNRVVAGQWPGAKPAQAEVSVDTSWRDRYQLKLGDTLSFEVGEGTLDARVSSVRQVDWSSFRVNFFLMLDPAHASELPHTWLTSFYLPRGRGDALAKVSRDFGNLSLIDVDALLDRVRDIVDRVGGAVRWVLGFSLLAGALVLAAALAASAQERRKEAALLRTLGATRNQLRAAAACEFALLGLVAGLTAALGATGAGIWLGNAVFRIEGFVPPLWPLVGAAALAAFVVMIIGLYGTRRVLRTSPMALLREG, via the coding sequence GTGAACGTCGCGCGGCTGGCCTGGCGCACGCTGCGCCGCGAATGGCACCTCGTGGAACTGCGCACGCTGGCCGCGTCGCTGGTGCTCGCGGTCATCGCCTTGGGCGTGGTCGCCACCCTATCCACCCGCATCGAGCGCGGCATACTCGCCAGCGCGGCCGAATTGATCGGCGGCGACCTCGGCGTCTCAGCGCCCGCACCGCTGCCGGATTCCCTGCTGGCGTCCGCCAAGGCGGACCATCTGGCCGCGACGCGCGGCGCCACCTTCCGCAGTGTGTCCTTCGTAGGCGATCGCAGCCAGTTGCTCGACGTGCTCGCCACCGACGGCGCGTACCCCCTGCGGGGCACGCTGGAAATACGCGACGCACAGGGCGGCCAGCGCGTGGCGCATGGCCCCGCGCGTGGACAGGTGTACCTCGATCACCGCGCCCTGACGGGGCTGGGCATCCGCACGGGGCAAACCCTCCAGATCGGCGGCCGCGATCTCGTGGTTTCCGGCGAACTGCTGCGCCAGCCCGACGGCGGTGAGCTGTTCGCCCTGGCACCGCGCGCCGTGATGAATCTCGACGACGCCACCGAGGCGGGGCTGCTCTCCGTCGGCAGCCGCGCGCGGCATCGCCTGCTCGTCTCCGGCCCGCAGGGCGCCGTCGCAACGTGGCGCGCCGAAGCGGAACAGATCAAGCTGCCTCAGGGCGGCGAATGGATCACGCCGGAGAAGGTGCAGGAGCGCATGCGTACGGCGTTCGATCGCGCCAGTTCATTCCTGCGCCTCACCGCCCTGCTCTCGGCGCTGCTCGCAGGCGTGGCGATCGCTCTCGCCGCGGCGCGCTACGCGCGACGCAAGGCTGGCGAGGTCGCCCTCTTGCGCGCGCTGGGCACACCGCGTCGTCGCGTCGCTGCGCTGCTGGTGACGACGCTGGCTGCCCTGGCCTTGCCAGCGGCCGCACTCGGCATGGCGATCGCGCTCGCTCTCGCGCAGGGCGCGTGGTACTTCGCGCGGCAGTTGTTCGACAACATTCCGACCACCTTGCCGCTGGGCCCCGCCTTCGCCGCGGCAGCCATGGGTCTGGCCGTGCTCGCCGGCTTCGCCCTGCCACCGCTCGTACGGTTGGCGGAGGTGCCGCCCGTGGCGGTGTTCCGCGAATCGATGCAACGGCGCGTGCGTCGCTTCGACGTGCTCTATCTCGTCCCGCTCGTCACCGCCATCGCGCTGGTCTGGGTGCAGGCCGACTCGGCGAAGCTCGCCGGCATCCTGGCCGTGAGCCTGGCCGGTGTGGCAGTGGTCGCCGCGCTGTTCTCGGCCCTGCTGTTGGTCATTGCACGGCGCGTGGCGCCGGGGGCGCATCCGGCCCTGCGTCTTGGCCTGGCGGCGCTGGCCCGCCGACGCGGATTGTCGCTGGTCCAGGCCACGGCCTTGTCGCTGGGACTTTGTGCGCTACTCCTGCTCGCGGTCATTGCACCGTCGTTGCTCGATGGCTGGCGTCGCGAACTGCCGACGGACACGCCAAACTGGTTCGCCCTGAACCTGCAGGACGACCAGCGCGAGGCGTTCACGCATGCGTTGGATTCGCTGGGCGCCACGAAGGCGAACATGATGCCGCTGGCGGTGGGCAAGCTCACCGCGATCAACGGCAAGCCCATCGACAGCATCGCCTTTGCCAACGACGACGCGCGCGACAATGCGGACCGTCAATTGCGCCTGTCCTGGAGCACGGACCTGCCTCCGTCCAACCGTGTGGTAGCTGGCCAATGGCCGGGCGCCAAGCCTGCGCAGGCCGAAGTGTCGGTGGATACATCGTGGCGCGATCGCTACCAGTTGAAGCTGGGCGACACCCTGAGTTTCGAGGTGGGCGAAGGCACGCTGGACGCGCGCGTGAGCAGTGTGCGTCAGGTGGACTGGAGTTCGTTCCGGGTGAACTTCTTTCTGATGCTCGACCCGGCTCATGCCAGCGAACTGCCGCATACCTGGCTGACCAGCTTCTATCTGCCGCGCGGTCGCGGCGACGCGCTGGCGAAGGTATCGCGCGACTTCGGCAACCTGAGCCTCATCGACGTGGACGCCCTGCTCGATCGCGTTCGCGACATCGTGGACCGTGTCGGCGGTGCGGTGCGCTGGGTGCTCGGCTTCAGCCTGCTTGCCGGTGCGCTGGTGCTCGCCGCCGCGCTCGCCGCCAGCGCGCAGGAGCGACGCAAGGAGGCCGCTCTTCTGCGCACGCTGGGCGCCACGCGCAACCAGCTTCGCGCGGCGGCGGCCTGCGAGTTTGCCTTGCTCGGTCTCGTCGCCGGGCTCACCGCCGCGCTCGGCGCGACCGGCGCGGGCATCTGGCTCGGTAACGCGGTGTTCCGCATCGAGGGCTTCGTACCGCCGCTCTGGCCGCTCGTCGGCGCGGCAGCGCTCGCGGCGTTCGTGGTGATGATCATTGGCCTGTACGGCACGCGGCGCGTGCTGCGTACGTCGCCGATGGCGCTGCTGCGCGAGGGCTAG
- the rimI gene encoding ribosomal protein S18-alanine N-acetyltransferase: protein MVAVAHPSTEVRAMRREDLDAVVAIEHASYEFPWSAGIFRDCLQAGHNCWVIVHDGVIAGYGILSVAAGEAHVLNLCVGDAHRGLGFGRRMLRRLLDLARWYGAERVFLEVRPSNPVAKALYDSLGFAEIGRRPAYYPARGGREDAIVMALDMHPRD from the coding sequence ATGGTTGCCGTCGCCCATCCTTCCACCGAAGTGCGCGCGATGCGTCGCGAAGATCTGGACGCGGTCGTGGCGATCGAGCATGCCTCGTACGAATTCCCCTGGAGCGCCGGCATCTTTCGCGACTGCCTGCAGGCCGGTCACAACTGCTGGGTGATCGTCCACGACGGTGTCATCGCCGGCTACGGCATCCTTTCCGTGGCGGCGGGCGAAGCGCACGTGCTGAATCTGTGCGTCGGCGATGCCCACCGTGGCCTGGGTTTCGGGCGACGCATGTTGCGCCGCCTGCTCGATCTCGCGCGCTGGTATGGGGCGGAGCGCGTATTCCTCGAGGTGCGGCCGTCCAATCCGGTCGCCAAAGCCTTGTACGACTCGCTCGGTTTCGCCGAGATCGGCCGCCGGCCGGCGTATTACCCGGCCCGCGGCGGTCGCGAGGACGCCATCGTGATGGCGCTGGACATGCATCCTCGCGACTGA
- the pssA gene encoding CDP-diacylglycerol--serine O-phosphatidyltransferase, whose protein sequence is MSDPIQVRGPRHRGIYLLPNLFTTGAMFAGFYAIVSAIGGHYAVAALAVFVAGILDGMDGRVARMTNTQSEFGVQYDSLSDLVSFGLAPALVMYTWALSSLASYGPVWGKIGWAAAFIYAVCAALRLARFNTQVGVADKRYFQGLASPAAAGLCMSFVWTMEKFDISGPSVAFFALPLAVIAGLLMVSNVRYYSFKAWPKGDRVPFIWLIAAVLIVVLLLVDTARVLFAVAVIYTVSGPVMTLWGRATRRRRARRNAKAAD, encoded by the coding sequence ATGAGCGATCCGATTCAAGTCCGGGGGCCGCGCCATCGCGGTATCTACCTGCTACCGAACCTGTTCACCACGGGCGCCATGTTCGCGGGTTTCTACGCGATCGTCTCCGCGATAGGCGGCCATTACGCTGTCGCGGCCCTGGCGGTATTCGTGGCGGGCATCCTCGACGGCATGGACGGGCGCGTCGCGCGCATGACCAACACCCAGAGCGAGTTCGGCGTGCAGTACGACTCGCTGTCGGACCTGGTGAGCTTCGGCCTCGCTCCTGCGCTGGTCATGTATACCTGGGCGCTGTCCTCGTTGGCCTCGTACGGACCGGTCTGGGGCAAGATCGGCTGGGCCGCCGCCTTCATCTACGCCGTATGCGCTGCGCTTCGCCTGGCCCGTTTCAACACCCAGGTCGGCGTGGCCGACAAACGTTACTTCCAGGGGTTGGCGAGCCCTGCGGCGGCCGGCCTCTGCATGTCGTTCGTCTGGACCATGGAAAAGTTCGACATCTCGGGCCCGTCGGTAGCGTTCTTCGCGCTTCCGCTGGCCGTGATCGCTGGCCTGCTGATGGTCAGCAACGTGCGCTACTACAGCTTCAAGGCATGGCCCAAGGGCGACCGGGTGCCCTTCATCTGGCTGATCGCGGCGGTGTTGATCGTCGTTCTGCTGCTCGTCGATACGGCCCGCGTGCTGTTCGCGGTGGCGGTGATCTACACGGTTTCCGGCCCCGTCATGACGCTGTGGGGCCGCGCCACCCGGCGTCGCCGCGCACGTCGTAACGCCAAGGCGGCGGACTGA
- a CDS encoding DUF4124 domain-containing protein: protein MRRCLVLALLVTACPLAFAQAYKWKDAQGVTHYADAPPPGNVRYEKIKTSGTVEAPAPASTAAAAKTPSNGASANTDTPENRKKLCEQLRKNLTILNNEKVVTMDDGKGGMKQVDDAERQSQIKTTQAQMTLYCGS, encoded by the coding sequence ATGCGTCGTTGCCTCGTCCTCGCACTCCTCGTGACGGCCTGTCCGCTCGCCTTCGCCCAGGCCTACAAGTGGAAGGACGCCCAGGGCGTGACCCATTACGCCGACGCCCCGCCGCCGGGCAACGTTCGCTACGAGAAGATCAAGACCTCCGGCACGGTCGAGGCACCGGCTCCGGCATCCACTGCCGCAGCGGCCAAGACACCGTCGAACGGCGCGTCGGCGAACACCGACACGCCCGAGAACCGGAAGAAGCTGTGCGAGCAACTGCGTAAGAACCTCACGATCCTCAATAACGAGAAGGTCGTGACCATGGACGACGGCAAGGGCGGCATGAAGCAGGTGGACGACGCCGAGCGGCAGAGCCAGATCAAGACCACGCAGGCGCAGATGACCCTGTACTGCGGAAGTTGA
- a CDS encoding proline--tRNA ligase: MRLSQFHLATVKEVPADAEVISHKLMLRAGMIRKLASGLYTWAPLGLRVLRKVEAAVREEMLRAGAIEMLMPSVQPRELWEETGRWEKFGGQLLKIKDRKEQEFCYGPTHEEVITDFARNELKSYKQLPLNFFQIQTKFRDEIRPRFGVMRAREFLMKDAYSFHVTPESLGETYKVMYDAYSRIFTRLGLEFRAVDADTGAIGGSASHEFQVIADSGEDAIAYSDASPYAANIEKAEALAPSIERPSPSAELARVATPTQRTIEEVTALLGVPAAHTVKTILVRGREGLVALCVRGDHEVNEVKASHLPELPDESELASEDEILAATGTRPGFIGPVGLPANIPVIVDRSAAVLADFVCGGNQDGTHYTGTNWGRDAQISRVADIRKVVEGDPSPDGRGTIRFARGIEVGHIFQLGQKYAEAMGAGVLDDQGKMRTMYMGCYGIGVSRIVAAAIEQRHDDAGIVWPEAMAPWRVAVCVINPKNDPVVTEAAESLYQSLSQEGIDTVLDDRGLRPGPMFADMELIGIPHRVVVSARGLESGTFEYRARNETEARNVTREELFGLLG, from the coding sequence ATGCGCCTCAGCCAGTTCCACCTCGCCACCGTCAAGGAAGTCCCTGCCGACGCCGAAGTCATCAGCCACAAGCTGATGTTGCGCGCGGGCATGATCCGCAAGCTCGCCTCCGGCCTGTACACCTGGGCCCCGCTGGGCCTGCGTGTTTTGCGCAAGGTGGAGGCTGCGGTCCGCGAGGAGATGCTCCGCGCCGGTGCCATCGAAATGCTGATGCCGTCCGTGCAGCCACGCGAGCTGTGGGAAGAAACCGGCCGCTGGGAGAAGTTCGGCGGCCAGTTGCTGAAGATCAAGGACCGTAAGGAGCAGGAGTTCTGCTATGGCCCGACGCACGAGGAAGTCATCACCGATTTCGCGCGCAACGAGCTGAAGAGCTACAAGCAGCTTCCGCTCAACTTCTTTCAGATCCAGACCAAGTTCCGCGACGAGATTCGCCCGCGCTTCGGCGTGATGCGTGCGCGCGAGTTCCTGATGAAGGACGCCTACTCCTTCCACGTGACGCCGGAGTCCCTGGGCGAAACCTACAAGGTGATGTACGACGCCTACTCGCGCATCTTCACTCGCCTGGGCCTGGAATTCCGCGCCGTGGACGCCGATACCGGTGCCATCGGTGGCAGCGCCAGCCATGAGTTCCAGGTCATCGCCGATTCCGGCGAAGACGCCATCGCTTATTCCGATGCGTCGCCGTACGCGGCGAACATCGAGAAGGCCGAAGCCCTCGCCCCGTCGATCGAGCGTCCGTCGCCCTCGGCCGAGCTGGCACGCGTGGCAACGCCCACGCAGCGGACCATCGAGGAAGTCACCGCTCTCCTCGGCGTCCCCGCCGCACACACCGTGAAGACGATTCTTGTCCGCGGCCGTGAAGGCCTGGTGGCGCTGTGTGTGCGCGGCGATCACGAGGTGAACGAGGTCAAGGCTTCGCACCTGCCCGAGCTGCCCGACGAGTCGGAACTCGCCAGCGAGGACGAGATCCTCGCCGCTACGGGAACGCGCCCGGGCTTCATCGGCCCCGTGGGCCTGCCGGCAAACATCCCCGTCATCGTCGACCGCAGCGCGGCCGTGCTCGCCGACTTCGTCTGCGGCGGCAACCAGGACGGCACCCACTACACCGGCACCAACTGGGGCCGCGACGCGCAGATCAGCCGCGTGGCGGACATCCGCAAGGTGGTCGAGGGCGACCCGTCGCCCGACGGGCGCGGCACGATCCGCTTCGCACGCGGCATCGAGGTCGGTCACATCTTCCAGCTCGGCCAGAAGTACGCCGAGGCCATGGGTGCAGGCGTGCTCGACGACCAGGGCAAGATGCGCACGATGTACATGGGCTGCTACGGCATCGGCGTCAGCCGCATCGTCGCTGCCGCCATCGAACAGCGCCACGACGACGCCGGCATCGTCTGGCCCGAAGCCATGGCGCCCTGGCGCGTGGCGGTCTGCGTCATCAACCCGAAGAACGATCCCGTCGTGACCGAAGCGGCAGAGTCCCTCTACCAGTCGCTGTCGCAGGAAGGCATCGACACGGTGCTGGACGACCGTGGCCTCCGCCCCGGCCCGATGTTCGCGGACATGGAACTCATCGGTATTCCGCATCGTGTCGTGGTCAGCGCCCGTGGTCTGGAAAGTGGCACGTTCGAGTACCGCGCGCGCAACGAAACCGAAGCACGCAACGTCACACGCGAGGAGCTGTTCGGGCTGCTTGGCTGA
- a CDS encoding M14-type cytosolic carboxypeptidase, whose product MPSFVRINTTRCGVMALCRPQCSPKKVRKRHIQGNAPMKYPRAMLTLAVAFCATTSHATTFQANFPSGSIGEVTRLDADGLHWQLALRDDNDNAALPHKFRAWWYVRANDVSVTKPMTLAFTRIGWNYDFRPVYSYDNKRWHYFEDGEARFEPGCRIAEPDTCRMTITKAFDRPVVWIARTFPYTYADLRAYLRKFTFSPYVKRVGIGKSPILGKTIPAVRIASPRQGQRQRIVIHARTHAAETGPSYVVEGLMNALTRNDALGQRLRDRYVFDMVPMHNIDGVQLGNYRTNGSSLNLENRWFMDKAVAFPISLLPEAPEENQQLNRAVFAPAVSDQETPTVLALNLHASNSAPNTQAFFFPHFGGDPARYSSEQSALWRKQLSFIRAVASHYDGRIEQPPADGGAGFLNSAFVESWWWHHQQEQVNAITLETTYGRAGFDHWITQDDLRRLGEALALAIDGMDRPHSRSVRSLDDPARANDVFREPFKPEIYENEAEH is encoded by the coding sequence TTGCCGTCGTTCGTAAGGATTAATACTACACGATGCGGCGTAATGGCCTTATGTCGCCCGCAGTGCTCGCCCAAGAAAGTACGGAAACGTCATATTCAAGGGAATGCACCGATGAAATACCCCAGGGCCATGCTGACTCTAGCTGTCGCATTTTGCGCGACAACGAGTCATGCAACGACATTTCAGGCGAATTTTCCGTCGGGCAGTATCGGCGAGGTGACTCGCCTCGATGCCGACGGGCTTCACTGGCAGCTTGCCTTGCGCGACGACAACGATAACGCCGCGTTGCCCCATAAATTTCGCGCCTGGTGGTATGTGCGTGCGAACGACGTCAGTGTAACGAAGCCAATGACCCTGGCTTTCACGCGCATCGGCTGGAATTACGACTTCAGGCCGGTCTATTCCTACGACAACAAACGATGGCATTACTTCGAGGATGGCGAGGCCCGCTTCGAACCCGGATGCCGCATTGCGGAGCCGGACACGTGCCGCATGACGATCACAAAGGCATTCGACCGCCCCGTCGTCTGGATCGCTCGTACCTTTCCGTACACCTATGCCGACTTGCGGGCGTACTTGAGGAAATTCACATTTTCGCCGTATGTGAAACGGGTCGGCATAGGAAAATCGCCCATCCTTGGCAAGACCATTCCCGCCGTCAGAATCGCTTCGCCTCGGCAGGGACAGCGCCAGCGCATCGTTATCCATGCGCGTACCCACGCGGCGGAGACAGGGCCCAGCTACGTGGTCGAAGGGCTCATGAACGCATTGACCCGGAACGATGCGCTCGGGCAGCGACTACGGGATCGCTATGTCTTCGACATGGTCCCCATGCACAACATCGACGGTGTGCAACTTGGCAACTACCGCACCAACGGCAGCAGCCTCAATCTGGAAAACCGTTGGTTCATGGATAAGGCGGTGGCGTTTCCCATCAGCCTGCTGCCCGAGGCGCCAGAAGAAAACCAACAGCTCAACCGTGCGGTCTTCGCCCCTGCGGTAAGCGACCAGGAAACGCCGACCGTGCTCGCGCTCAACCTGCATGCATCGAACTCCGCACCGAACACGCAGGCGTTCTTCTTCCCGCACTTTGGCGGCGATCCGGCACGATACTCATCCGAGCAGAGCGCGTTGTGGCGAAAGCAGCTGTCGTTCATCCGGGCCGTCGCTTCCCATTACGACGGCCGCATCGAGCAGCCTCCTGCCGATGGAGGAGCTGGCTTCCTCAACTCAGCTTTCGTCGAATCGTGGTGGTGGCATCACCAGCAGGAACAGGTCAACGCGATTACCCTTGAGACGACCTACGGCCGGGCCGGCTTCGATCACTGGATCACCCAGGACGATCTGCGGCGATTGGGAGAGGCCTTGGCCCTGGCCATCGATGGCATGGATCGGCCCCATTCCCGTTCGGTGCGTTCGCTCGACGATCCTGCGCGGGCGAACGACGTTTTCCGCGAGCCGTTCAAGCCCGAAATCTACGAGAACGAGGCTGAGCACTGA
- a CDS encoding H-NS family nucleoid-associated regulatory protein, whose translation MAVDIKNLNQNQLADLIAKAQARQNELSKERVGKVREKIQAILKAERMTIDDVFPSRGAKPKRTGVTVAAKFRDPANPENTWSGRGKRPRWFNDALKAGKKEKDLLI comes from the coding sequence ATGGCCGTCGATATCAAGAACCTCAACCAAAACCAGCTTGCCGATCTGATCGCCAAGGCACAGGCCCGTCAGAACGAACTTTCCAAGGAGCGCGTCGGCAAGGTTCGCGAGAAGATCCAGGCCATCCTCAAGGCCGAGCGGATGACGATCGATGACGTTTTCCCCTCCCGCGGCGCCAAGCCCAAGCGCACTGGCGTTACGGTGGCCGCGAAATTTCGCGATCCCGCCAATCCGGAAAATACCTGGTCCGGTCGCGGCAAGCGTCCGCGTTGGTTCAACGATGCACTGAAAGCCGGAAAGAAAGAAAAAGACCTGCTCATCTGA